A single genomic interval of Pyrus communis chromosome 7, drPyrComm1.1, whole genome shotgun sequence harbors:
- the LOC137739354 gene encoding uncharacterized protein, protein MAAIAVSSPKSTIFRNPISLREPSSSLFGGSLKGFCFQLKPRSKSRKAVNLVVSAPNCTISGSRGGGDRFYTNFTGFPFPLGPFLNRSATRTELLKELGAPVEYIVLPTFAYEHKILTQAQVRVAPRQWSWPLNLPLEFIGIFRAKTLKDEDFSTSRADEIEQKVLSSPEVLDYMWRSLSIISVPELN, encoded by the exons ATGGCAGCCATTGCCGTTTCTTCACCGAAATCCACCATTTTTCGGAACCCAATTTCTCTCAGAGAACCAAGTTCGAGCCTTTTTGGCGGGTCCTTGAAGGGTTTTTGTTTCCAGCTAAAACCCAGGAGCAAGAGCAGAAAGGCCGTCAATTTGGTGGTCTCTGCCCCAAACTGCACCATCAGTGGCAGCAGAGGCGGCGGTGACCGGTTTTACACCAACTTCACTGGGTTTCCTTTTCCTCTGGGTCCTTTTCTCAATAGAAGCGCTACTAGGACTGAG CTTCTGAAAGAGTTAGGAGCTCCCGTAGAATACATAGTTCTGCCTACATTTGCTTATGAGCACAAAATTCTCACTCAAGCTCAGGTACGGGTGGCACCAAGGCAATGGAGTTGGCCTTTGAACCTGCCGCTGGAGTTTATCGGGATCTTTCGTGCCAAGACCTTAAAAGATGAGGACTTCTCCACCTCAAGGGCTGATGAGATTGAGCAGAAAGTTCTCAGTTCACCAGAA GTATTGGACTATATGTGGAGGTCGCTTTCTATCATAAGCGTTCCAGAACTCAACTGA
- the LOC137741015 gene encoding uncharacterized protein, which translates to MNGLAVKLLSKGKEVSQEPVVDNKLNCQKGRERIVLQILFLGPSNLLEPNASFAQMSQKLIVSPIVKTLVFSKVPEKVRDWVDGIARDWRFRRIIPAHFAAPINASRSDLLAAFAFLDERYVTWLSLSLLFTSLLGKAASYFPPDDMKTLSSLGQFLVSVGAVRKTFSGSKP; encoded by the exons ATGAATGGTTTGGCGGTAAAACTTCTCAGTAAAGGAAAAGAAGTATCTCAAGAACCAGTAGTTGATAACAAATTGAACTGTCAAAAAG GAAGGGAAAGAATTGTTCTCCAAATCTTGTTTCTCGGTCCATCAAATCTGTTGGAACCGAATGCTAGCTTTGCTCAGATGTCACAAAAGCTGATTGTCTCACCCATTGTAAAGACCCTCGTCTTCAGCAAAGTTCCTGAAAAG GTCAGGGATTGGGTTGATGGAATCGCACGTGACTGGAGGTTCAGGAGAATAATCCCCGCTCATTTTGCTGCACCAATCAATGCAAGCAGGTCTGATCTGTTAGCTGCATTTGCCTTTCTGGATGAACGTTATGTCACTTGGCtttcactctctcttctcttcacATCACTCTTGGGAAAGGCCGCAAGCTACTTCCCTCCTGATGACATGAAGACTTTATCATCCCTCGGTCAGTTTTTGGTCTCGGTAGGAGCTGTGAGAAAGACCTTCTCAGGGAGCAAACCATGA
- the LOC137740327 gene encoding uncharacterized protein — MDDLSINLPVTRETTKPKERNPRRNSTGKIFSSNTGEKIPHYLRASTGSCHDNCKYGRKHEEEVKAKCPIKFAPRRLQTKSPSNQSPEESMVIPERKNVSVVKIKPSPDLNTLLPDTCNITKQRVSKKSIDSQSSVGSETLAESKKTSSAKPKLPSFSKPHVNAASKTMKQEVPSSLDSCSKPHVSAVPKAMKQEVSPSPDKLEVSSKKGSIGPKEKNLFVKHVTSSKPKSLAVKEFPSPDISGGLTALRNRDSLIVRRTGTSFKIKSSALKQVSSPESAGGFKGKSNSDSKIGKRAGASVVTLKKVLLSPRTSLSPKPSLRGVASLKAWKNRPVNVVSPLKNQNRKAQPKQVNDKEVQEKTLYVIKVETENNKPLESDQNKICEVEPSPPSVLSTSPKSVSVQNSEPFSSLEDEDEGSGYTMSETEASSFSEDNEVDYIDNSEILGKDGKGKLRKSGMVCSEDKDGETLKFRRGKIVDIQFESTNPRRLKFRRGIVLGENQSVKAGSFRRSFKKRGVDADTVSTEPGAEKVVLRHQDVQGKKDEKGLFNNVIEETASKLAETRKSKVKALVGAFETVISLQERKPSANAVA; from the coding sequence ATGGATGATTTGAGTATCAATTTACCAGTGACCCGtgaaacaactaaaccaaaggAGCGTAATCCAAGAAGGAATTCTACGGGGAAAATATTCTCGTCAAACACTGGAGAAAAGATTCCTCATTATCTCAGAGCTTCCACTGGTTCCTGTCATGACAACTGTAAATATGGGAGGAAACATGAAGAGGAAGTGAAGGCGAAATGTCCTATAAAGTTTGCACCAAGAAGGCTTCAAACAAAATCACCTAGCAACCAAAGTCCAGAAGAGAGTATGGTTATTCCTGAGAGGAAGAATGTGTCTGTGGTCAAGATCAAACCCTCGCCTGATTTGAATACTCTTTTGCCTGATACCTGTAACATTACCAAGCAGCGAGTGTCAAAAAAATCCATTGACAGCCAAAGTTCTGTTGGGAGTGAGACTCTAGCCGAGAGTAAGAAGACATCATCAGCCAAGCCCAAATTGCCATCCTTTTCGAAACCCCATGTCAACGCTGCATCTAAAACCATGAAGCAGGAAGTTCCATCCTCTCTTGATTCCTGTTCAAAACCCCATGTCTCTGCTGTGCCTAAAGCCATGAAGCAGGAAGTTTCACCATCTCCTGATAAACTGGAAGTCTCTTCAAAGAAGGGTTCAATAGGACCTAAGGAAAAGAACTTGTTTGTAAAGCACGTCACTTCTTCGAAGCCCAAATCTTTGGCAGTGAAGGAGTTTCCATCTCCTGATATTTCAGGAGGTTTAACTGCTCTGAGAAACCGTGATTCATTGATAGTCCGAAGGACCGGGACCTCTTTCAAGATAAAATCTTCAGCTTTGAAGCAAGTGTCTTCTCCTGAATCTGCAGGAGGTTTTAAAGGCAAATCTAACAGTGATAGTAAGATAGGCAAGAGGGCTGGAGCTTCTGTAGTGACTTTGAAGAAAGTATTGCTGTCCCCAAGAACATCACTGTCCCCCAAACCTTCTCTCAGGGGAGTTGCAAGCTTAAAAGCATGGAAGAACAGGCCCGTGAACGTTGTGTCTCCTCTTAAGAACCAGAACAGGAAAGCTCAACCTAAGCAAGTCAATGACAAAGAGGTACAGGAGAAGACCTTGTATGTCATCAAGGTTGAAACTGAGAACAACAAACCTCTGGAATCTGATCAGAACAAAATTTGTGAAGTTGAACCATCGCCACCTTCAGTGTTGTCGACATCACCCAAGTCAGTATCTGTCCAAAACTCTGAGCCCTTTTCATCCCTTGAAGACGAAGATGAAGGGTCAGGATATACAATGAGCGAAACAGAAGCTAGCTCTTTCTCAGAAGACAATGAAGTTGACTATATTGACAATTCAGAGATCCTAGGCAAGGATGGCAAAGGGAAACTCAGAAAGTCAGGGATGGTTTGCTCTGAAGACAAGGATGGCGAAACTTTAAAATTCAGGAGGGGAAAGATTGTCGACATACAATTTGAGAGCACTAATCCAAGGAGGCTCAAATTTAGGCGAGGAATAGTGTTGGGAGAGAACCAAAGTGTCAAAGCTGGTTCCTTCAGGCGAAGCTTTAAGAAGAGAGGTGTCGATGCTGATACAGTCAGTACCGAACCTGGTGCAGAAAAGGTTGTTTTGAGACATCAAGATGTTCAGGGAAAGAAAGATGAGAAGGGTTTGTTTAACAACGTGATCGAGGAGACAGCAAGTAAACTCGCTGAAACCAGGAAGAGTAAGGTCAAGGCCTTGGTTGGTGCTTTCGAAACAGTCATCTCACTACAAGAGCGCAAGCCTTCTGCAAATGCTGTCGCTTGA
- the LOC137739113 gene encoding EID1-like F-box protein 2, whose translation MIITKQYRCIHSASCQCTKGHLSEDAIFLVFQRLNWNPKLIATLSLVCKWFDDLAKRVLWKEFCRTRAPKMMLDLQSSGSHSVDGNWRAVGKLLIYCTGSKKGGLFNSIHIPGHFVYRTRFSRTSGKSFLLPQCRTDVLYVSDPCEHLDQGEEGDVGFFRGVFKSFSMSKVRTMLIKKGAQLHPTEVCPYCKAKLWSMLQAKMIPQSASCRLGAYEDCVEYFVCLNGHMLGICTLLPLSDSEEASEVE comes from the coding sequence ATGATTATTACAAAGCAGTATCGTTGCATACACTCAGCAAGTTGTCAATGCACGAAAGGGCATTTAAGTGAAGATGCgatattccttgtcttccaacgGTTGAATTGGAATCCTAAGTTGATTGCTACACTTTCCCTTGTCTGCAAATGGTTTGATGATCTTGCCAAGCGTGTGCTGTGGAAGGAATTTTGCCGAACAAGAGCACCAAAGATGATGCTTGATCTTCAATCTAGTGGGAGTCACAGTGTAGATGGGAACTGGAGGGCAGTCGGGAAGCTGCTTATTTACTGTACAGGATCTAAGAAGGGTGGCCTCTTTAACAGCATTCATATTCCGGGTCACTTTGTTTATAGGACCAGGTTTTCTAGGACATCAGGGAAGAGCTTTCTTTTACCGCAATGCAGAACAGATGTTTTGTACGTCTCTGACCCCTGTGAACATCTTGACCAAGGTGAAGAGGGAGATGTGGGTTTTTTTCGCGGAGTTTTCAAGTCCTTCTCAATGTCCAAGGTTCGGACGATGTTGATTAAGAAGGGGGCCCAACTTCATCCAACAGAGGTGTGCCCATACTGCAAGGCTAAATTATGGAGCATGTTGCAAGCCAAAATGATACCGCAGAGTGCCAGCTGCAGATTGGGAGCTTATGAGGATTGTGTTGAGTATTTTGTTTGCCTCAACGGACATATGCTTGGGATCTGTACCCTGCTACCTTTATCTGATTCAGAAGAAGCATCTGAGGTGGAGTGA
- the LOC137740196 gene encoding uncharacterized protein isoform X2 produces MDERGEEVVEESKGGNFGEAMEGVASIALLPCGSLSGHFIRRQDSVNVCFGLQGTELACEKECSRGEDYRLIKLAIIDFNRKKEKVVVVECRGHDAARLQSIDHAHGWEEDVVDLVEDQHGKNKVLVSFNCETLKSDAAAEDHIRKFLPKLAGLDAVVNIGRMTISGLDFEAEE; encoded by the exons ATGG ACGAAAGGGGCGAGGAAGTGGTGGAGGAATCAAAAGGAGGGAACTTTGGGGAGGCGATGGAAGGAGTGGCCTCAATAGCACTTTTACCATGTGGGTCCCTCTCCGGCCACTTCATCCGCCGCCAGGACTCCGTTAACGTCTGCTTCGGCCTGCAGGGAACCG AGTTGGCATGTGAAAAGGAGTGCAGCAGGGGCGAGGATTACCGTCTGATCAAGCTTGCAATCATAGATTTCAAT aggaagaaagaaaaagttgtaGTTGTGGAGTGCAGAGGCCATGATGCTGCCCGGTTGCAGAGCATTGATCATGCTCATGG TTGGGAGGAGGATGTTGTGGATCTAGTTGAAGACCAGCATGGAAAGAACAAGGTTTTGGTTTCCTTTAACTGTGAGACGCTGAAGTCCGATGCAGCAGCGGAAGATCATATCAGGAAATTTCTGCCCAAATTAGCCGGCCTAGATGCCGTTGT CAACATCGGTAGGATGACAATTTCGGGGTTGGACTTCGAAGCGGAGGAATGA
- the LOC137740196 gene encoding uncharacterized protein isoform X1 — protein sequence MGNPSTELEEQMYERGEEVVEESKGGNFGEAMEGVASIALLPCGSLSGHFIRRQDSVNVCFGLQGTELACEKECSRGEDYRLIKLAIIDFNRKKEKVVVVECRGHDAARLQSIDHAHGWEEDVVDLVEDQHGKNKVLVSFNCETLKSDAAAEDHIRKFLPKLAGLDAVVNIGRMTISGLDFEAEE from the exons ATGGGTAATCCGTCAACCGAGCTCGAAGAACAAATGT ACGAAAGGGGCGAGGAAGTGGTGGAGGAATCAAAAGGAGGGAACTTTGGGGAGGCGATGGAAGGAGTGGCCTCAATAGCACTTTTACCATGTGGGTCCCTCTCCGGCCACTTCATCCGCCGCCAGGACTCCGTTAACGTCTGCTTCGGCCTGCAGGGAACCG AGTTGGCATGTGAAAAGGAGTGCAGCAGGGGCGAGGATTACCGTCTGATCAAGCTTGCAATCATAGATTTCAAT aggaagaaagaaaaagttgtaGTTGTGGAGTGCAGAGGCCATGATGCTGCCCGGTTGCAGAGCATTGATCATGCTCATGG TTGGGAGGAGGATGTTGTGGATCTAGTTGAAGACCAGCATGGAAAGAACAAGGTTTTGGTTTCCTTTAACTGTGAGACGCTGAAGTCCGATGCAGCAGCGGAAGATCATATCAGGAAATTTCTGCCCAAATTAGCCGGCCTAGATGCCGTTGT CAACATCGGTAGGATGACAATTTCGGGGTTGGACTTCGAAGCGGAGGAATGA
- the LOC137739175 gene encoding chaperone protein ClpB3, chloroplastic-like — MASAASFASGVGLLHLPQSVSPKCCSKASVFARPHHSLSFNSQPDSFRALISRQSTPNGAFRTGLRRLGRNSRPFVVRCDASTGNGRITQQDFTEMAWQAIVSSPEVAKENKHQIVETEHLLKALLEQKNGLARRIFSKAGVDNTRLLEATDKYIQRQPKVLGESSGSVLGRDLEALIQRARDYKKEYGDSFVSVEHLVLGFAQDQRFGKQLFRDFQLTKESLKSAIESIRGRQSVIDQDPEGKYEALEKYGKDLTAMAKAGKLDPVIGRDDEIRRCIQILSRRTKNNPVLIGEPGVGKTAISEGLAQRIVQGDVPQALMNRKLISLDMGSLIAGAKYRGEFEDRLKAVLREVTESEGQIILFIDEIHTVVGAGATNGAMDAGNLLKPMLGRGELRCIGATTLDEYRKYIEKDPALERRFQQVYVDQPTVEDTISILRGLRERYELHHGVRISDGALVEAAILSDRYISGRFLPDKAIDLVDEAAAKLKMEITSKPTALDEINRSVLKLEMERLSLTNDTDKASKERLNRLEAELSLLKERQSELAEQWEHEKSVMTRIQSTKEEIDRVNLEIQQAEREYDLNRAAELKYGSLNSLQRQLGGAEKELDEYMRSGKSMLREEVTGSDIAEIVSKWTGIPVSKLQQSEREKLLHLEDELHKRVVGQDPAVRSVAEAIQRSRAGLSDPHRPIASFMFMGPTGVGKTELAKALASYMFNTEEALVRIDMSEYMEKHAVSRLIGAPPGYVGYEEGGQLTEVVRRRPYSVILFDEIEKAHSDVFNVFLQILDDGRITDSQGRTVSFTNTVIIMTSNVGSQYILNADDDSTPRELAYETIKQRVMEAARSIFRPEFMNRVDEYIVFQPLDRDQISRIVKLQLDRVQKRIADRKMKIKVSDAAIQLLGSLGYDPNYGARPVKRVIQQYVENELAKGILRGEFREEDTVFIDTEVTAFSNGQLPQQKLVFRTIETDSESSATENQESFSETR; from the exons ATGGCGTCGGCGGCCTCGTTCGCTTCCGGGGTCGGTCTACTTCATCTTCCCCAATCGGTTTCTCCCAAATGCTGCAGTAAAGCTTCCGTCTTTGCCCGCCCCCACCACTCCCTCAGCTTCAATTCCCAACCGGACTCCTTCCGGGCCTTAATTTCGAGGCAATCGACTCCGAACGGTGCGTTCCGAACTGGATTGCGGCGACTCGGTCGGAATTCGAGGCCTTTCGTCGTGCGCTGTGATGCTTCAACTGGAAATGGAAGG ATTACACAGCAGGATTTTACAGAAATGGCGTGGCAAGCGATTGTTTCGTCGCCGGAAGTGGCGAAAGAGAACAAGCATCAGATAGTGGAGACTGAGCATTTGTTGAAGGCACTGTTGGAGCAGAAGAATGGTCTTGCTCGTCGGATTTTCTCCAAGGCCGGGGTCGACAATACCCGGCTTCTTGAGGCCACTGATAAGTATATTCAACGACAACCAAAG GTTCTTGGTGAATCTTCGGGGTCAGTGTTGGGACGTGATTTGGAAGCCTTGATTCAGCGAGCCAGGGATTACAAGAAAGAGTATGGGGACTCATTTGTGTCTGTGGAGCATCTGGTTCTTGGTTTTGCCCAAGATCAACGATTTGGGAAGCAATTATTTAGGGATTTTCAATTAACCAAGGAAAGTTTGAAATCTGCTATAGAATCCATAAGGGGGCGTCAATCAGTTATTGACCAAG ATCCTGAAGGGAAATACGAAGCACTTGAAAAGTACGGAAAAGATTTAACAGCTATGGCAAAGGCAGGAAAGCTTGACCCCGTGATAGGAAGAGATGATGAAATTCGCAGGTGCATCCAAATTCTCTCCAGAAGAACAAAGAACAATCCGGTGCTGATTGGTGAACCAGGTGTTGGAAAAACTGCAATTTCCGAAGG GCTTGCTCAAAGAATCGTGCAAGGGGACGTCCCACAAGCTCTGATGAATCGTAAG TTAATATCCCTTGACATGGGATCGCTAATTGCTGGGGCAAAATATCGGGGAGAATTTGAGGACAGGCTGAAGGCAGTACTCAGGGAAGTAACAGAATCAGAGGGCCAGATAATCCTTTTTATCGATGAGATCCACACAGTTGTTGGGGCAG GTGCTACAAATGGTGCAATGGATGCTGGTAATCTCTTAAAACCCATGCTTGGTCGAGGAGAGTTGCGGTGTATAGGTGCGACGACACTGGATGAATATCGCAAATATATTGAGAAAGATCCGGCATTGGAGCGTCGGTTCCAGCAAGTTTATGTTGATCAACCTACAGTAGAAGATACCATTTCAATACTCCGGGGGCTGCGTGAGAGATACGAGTTGCATCATGGAGTCCGAATTTCTGATGGTGCACTGGTGGAAGCTGCAATTCTCTCAGACCGCTACATCAGTGGGCGATTTTTACCTGACAAAG CTATTGACTTGGTTGATGAAGCTGCTGCTAAATTGAAAATGGAGATTACGTCAAAGCCCACGGCCCTAGATGAGATCAATCGTTCAgtgttgaaacttgaaatggAGAGATTGTCCCTTACAAATGATACGGACAAAGCTTCAAAAGAGAGATTGAACCGCCTTGAGGCTGAGTTATCTCTCTTAAAAGAAAGACAATCCGAGTTGGCTGAGCAGTGGGAGCATGAAAAATCTGTCATGACTCGCATTCAGTCAACCAAGGAAGAG ATTGACAGAGTAAATCTTGAGATCCAGCAAGCCGAACGAGAGTATGATCTCAACCGTGCAGCTGAGTTGAAGTACGGGAGCCTGAATTCTTTGCAGCGCCAACTCGGTGGTGCAGAAAAAGAGCTTGATGAGTATATGAGGTCTGGGAAGTCCATGCTGAGAGAAGAAGTTACTGGAAGTGATATTGCTGAAATAGTAAGCAAGTGGACCGGTATTCCTGTTTCCAAGCTTCAACAATCGGAGAGGGAGAAGCTCTTACATTTGGAGGATGAGCTGCATAAACGTGTTGTGGGTCAGGATCCTGCAGTGAGATCAGTCGCTGAAGCTATTCAGCGGTCTCGGGCAGGTCTCTCGGATCCTCATCGCCCAATTGCTAGTTTCATGTTCATGGGTCCCACTGGTGTTGGGAAGACAGAACTAGCTAAGGCCCTTGCCTCCTACATGTTCAACACAGAAGAAGCACTTGTAAGAATCGATATGAGTGAGTACATGGAAAAGCATGCTGTTTCGAGATTGATAGGAGCTCCACCTGGTTATGTGGGGTATGAGGAGGGAGGACAGCTGACAGAGGTGGTTCGCCGGAGACCCTATTCAGTTATTTTGTTCGATGAGATAGAGAAGGCACATTCTGATGTGTTCAATGTGTTCCTTCAAATTTTAGACGATGGGAGAATAACTGACTCGCAGGGTCGCACTGTGAGTTTCACCAACACTGTCATCATCATGACCTCAAATGTGGGTTCACAGTACATACTAAACGCAGACGATGACAGCACTCCAAGGGAGTTGGCTTATGAAACTATAAAGCAGCGGGTAATGGAGGCTGCAAGATCAATATTCCGTCCTGAGTTCATGAACCGGGTTGACGAGTACATAGTTTTCCAGCCCCTGGACCGCGATCAGATAAGCCGTATTGTCAAGTTACAG TTGGACCGAGTGCAAAAGAGAATTGCAGACCGGAAGATGAAGATCAAGGTGAGCGATGCAGCTATCCAGCTTCTCGGAAGTCTTGGGTATGATCCAAACTACGGTGCTAGGCCAGTGAAGCGGGTGATACAGCAGTATGTCGAAAACGAGCTTGCCAAGGGCATATTGAGAGGAGAGTTTAGGGAGGAAGACACTGTTTTTATAGACACAGAGGTCACGGCTTTTTCCAATGGCCAGCTCCCCCAGCAAAAGCTAGTGTTCAGGACGATAGAAACGGACTCAGAATCTTCGGCTACAGAGAACCAAGAATCTTTCTCGGAGACTCGATAG
- the LOC137740229 gene encoding membrane-anchored ubiquitin-fold protein 1-like, translated as MAGVQDQLEIKFRLTDGSDIGPKSFPAATTVLNLKESILAQWPKDKDNGPRTVKDVKLISAGRVLENNRTVAECRSPLCDVPGGVTTMHVIVQPPSQEKDKKLMNEPKQNKCICVIL; from the exons ATGGCAGGGGTGCAAGATCAATTGGAGATCAAGTTTCGGTTGACCGATGGATCAGATATTGGCCCCAAAAGCTTTCCTGCTGCTACCACTGTTCTAAACTTGAAGGAAAGCATTCTTGCTCAATGGCCTAAAG ATAAGGATAATGGACCAAGGACTGTTAAAGATGTCAAGCTAATAAGTGCAGGAAGAGTACTGGAGAACAACAGAACAGTTGCTGAGTGCCGGAGTCCATTATGTGACGTCCCTGGTGGAGTTACAACTATGCATGTCATTGTTCAACCACCTTCACAGGAGAAAG ACAAAAAACTGATGAATGAACCGAAGCAGAACAAGTGCATTTGTGTTATATTATAA
- the LOC137739817 gene encoding uncharacterized protein: MDNFSIQISSNLVKKLAEDAEKSKRKPRRTKKVPREPLHPQAKTTQKQGSDDSKTLKGPSAKAWPLQSPLFVPVTPPPSQSPYAELDAIRSVLQESKRVVEQLQKQDEKMLQEVTQKAKELRDKEFKLPFQKPMPCSNEKDACLSCYKEHADNPLKCAGVVKTFENCARRIRQEVGTAEK, translated from the coding sequence ATGGACAATTTTAGTATTCAGATTAGCTCCAATCTGGTTAAAAAGCTTGCTGAGGATGCTGAGAAGTCAAAGAGGAAACCTAGAAGAACTAAAAAGGTACCAAGAGAGCCTCTGCATCCCCAAGCAAAGACAACACAGAAGCAGGGTTCTGATGACTCTAAAACACTCAAAGGACCTAGTGCCAAAGCATGGCCTCTTCAGTCTCCTCTATTCGTGCCTGTAACCCCTCCTCCTTCACAGTCACCCTATGCGGAGCTTGATGCCATCAGATCTGTTCTGCAAGAAAGCAAGAGGGTTGTGGAGCAGTTGCAGAAACAGGACGAGAAAATGCTGCAGGAAGTGACACAAAAAGCAAAGGAACTTCGTGATAAGGAGTTCAAGCTTCCATTCCAGAAGCCTATGCCCTGCTCAAATGAAAAGGATGCTTGCTTGTCTTGCTACAAGGAGCATGCCGACAACCCTCTGAAATGTGCCGGCGTtgtaaaaacatttgaaaattgTGCTCGCAGAATTAGGCAGGAAGTGGGTACAGCAGAGAAGTAA